agtaaaccagcagacagaagatctctctctctctctcattccctatctctgtaactctgcttttcaaattaaaaaaaatctttaaagaattatattatttattcaaaatacagtaaaaataTGGAATGCTTTAGAATTTACATGTCATCGTTGCACAGGGGCCTTGCTAATCTCTGTATTGTCCCAACTTTAGCAAATATGCTACCGAAGCAAGCACTAAACTTTTCTTTACAAAAGGCATGTGTTTTACAATTTATAACCAAGCAGGGGagggagaaatatatatatatatatacacacacacacacacacactacacacacacacacacatatatatatataagtattttagtgcattttgaaatccatgcagttttctctaatacatattttctatgaactttttgaagacagagagagaacaaatatGATAAAGTGTTAGCAAGtgagggtggcgctgtggcatagcaggttaagcctctgcctgtggcgccagcagcccatatgggtgttggctcaagtcctggcttctccacttccgatccagctccctgctaatggcctgagaaaacagcagaaaatggcccaaatatttgggcccccgccgcctacataggagacccagaagaagctcctggctcctggctttaggcaggcccagccccagctgttgtagtcacttgggaagtgaaccaatagatagaagattctctctctctctttctgcctttcaaataaataaatcttttaaaaccaaacaaaatgaaaaaaccaTGATTAAGAGCAAGGTTTGTCAGATGTTAGTGACCTCCACCCTAGTGCAGAACTCTCTAGAAACTTctagatggggaaaaaaaagaatctggctGAATTACGAAAGGGGAACTGGATACCTCTGTGAGCAACACAACAGCGAATGCTTCTGGCGCACttcctctgtgccaggccctggcctgcaCTTCCCACAGAGGTTGCACTGAGTTTGTCCTGACCACGTGCCCCTGAGGTGAAGCTGGCTTTAACCCTCATTCTGTCGAACGAGGAAGCAGAAACTTAGGGGTTCAGGTGTGCACAGGTGATGTCATTGACCCTGTACTTGATTGCACCCCTTCTTAGAGCTCATTGTTTTAGCCAGTCTACAAGGAGTACCTTGAGCAGATTGAACCGGGTGCTGGGGTTGTGGCCAGGCTCCGTACTCGTGAGACTGTCCCAGCTGTCTTTGCTTTCCAAAGACAGGCCTGCTGGCTCGCCTCTAGGACCTTGGTCGCTGGACATGTGCTCATGGAGGTCAGATGATGCTTGAAAAAGACACCACTCCCGGAGCAGGCATTGGGGTGCGCTGGGTTacgccaccacttgggacacccacatcctgcttCAGGatgccagtgcaagtcccagctactccacagcaGTGATtgctggtccaagtacttgggcccctgccatccacatgggaggcacagatggagctcctgggtcctggcttcaccctAGACCAGCcccggtggttgtggccatttggtgagtgagacAGTGGACAGGAGATATACGCtcctgcctttaaataaataaataaatctttttaaaaaaaggacatatGTTCCACCAGGACCtgtccccttccttttttttttttttttttaatttgagagggagagacagagatctaccatttgctggttcactcctcaaatgcccacagcagccagggcagggtaggaagaagccaggagctcactcCGGGCCTCccaaggtgggtggcagggacccgagcactggagccatcacctgtcgcctcccaggctgtgcgtgagcagggagctgggaccagGAGAAGAGCGGGGGCTGGAGTCCCGGGTTTAAAGACATCCCAAGGAGCGTTCTCACCACTGCACAAACTCGGCCCGCTGCTTCTGCCGTTTGCTGGGAAAACAGCTCTCCCGGGAGGGGGCTGCCTCTGCGGATCCCCCTAAGGAACCTCGCTTGCTAACCCATGGGAGGCTTTGTCTTGTCTGGGGCGAACACGTGTCTCCTCATCCGTCGGCTGGGTTTCAGCCTTACTCAGGAGGTCCATGCCCACCAGAAGGGTTCAGCTTTTTGCAGTCCAGCCTGTGTGTTTCTgttctgcttgtttgtttttattttttaccctTTGGGCTCggctgcctggctgagaaaggcTGCAGATCACTCCTGGACCCCCCAGCTCGGTGTCTGTGTGGGGTACAGGTGCAGACAGGACACCGCTGTGACCTTGCATACCTGGTGTGGCCCGGGCTGGAGGGTACTCAGACAGGGTCTCCCCTATTCCTCCAACCTCCCATCCAGCTTGGGGCACCCTGTGAGGTCCCGCGATGGCCACAGCTGGGATTCGCCTTTGTTTTTCACTGTTAGAGGCTTGGAGACGGCAGTCTGGACCCCTCCCTACCACCCAAACCACTTCTGTTTCCCGGTGGCACCCTTGGAATGCTGAGTCGTGATTTCCACATCCCCGCTGCTGTGGTGAGCAGCTGCATTTCTGCTGTGTCATGGTTGGGAGGGGGGACTCGAGACAGAGACTCAGCGGATTCTGCTGAGTCACGCTCTGCTTCCCCAGCCTCGGGCAGCTTTCACAGTCAGCAGGAGGGAGCCAAAGTCTGGAAAAGGGCAGCGGCTTCTTGTGGATCAAGTCTTTGCACACTGCTTGCCAAGCCCTGTCCCAAACATCTCGACAGTGACACGTCCCACACGGAGCTGCTGGCTTCTCCCAAGAGCTCCTAGGTGCTGTCACCGCTGGCTCCAGTTGCCTGGCCCAAGAGCTGGGAAGTTACTCTTGGGTCGTTTTCTCTCTTACTGTTCTCGCTCCTATTCCTGTGGAAGCCCTGATGGCTTCTCCTTTGAAACGTGTGGACACGTCCGGAGCACGCACACATTCCAGGGCGGGGACATcttggcggggggcgggggggggtctgCTCCTCTCTGGGCCACTCTCCCTGCTTCGCAGACGGGTGTCCTGTCAAGGTCGGCTCCTGCCCCCGTGGTCTTGAGCTTGTACCTCCAGCATGAAGGCAGAGCTGGCTCCATCCGGCCGCCCAAGCATTGGTTCTGGAAGGAAGACTGGGAAGAGGGTGGTGGGTTGTCGGACGGAGCACAGCTGTAAGTGGTGGGTGCCAGACGTCACCAGCGATGCACCTGGCGCGGCAGGAGGAGCCAGTGAAGGGATGCGTGGCAGTGGAAGGTCACCTGCGTTCTCTGGCCGGCGGCCCCGTCCTGCCCCTCGTAGCACCTTCCAGCCTCTGTTCTCTGCTCCTGCATCGTAGACCCCCAGCCTGCCCACCACAAGGACCTTGGTGGAGCCATAAGACCCGTGGGGAGAACCCCGCATCTTTAGCCTGTTCACACCTGCAAAGTCCTCTCATCTGACGCTGCTCGGAGGTTCTGGGGAGGAGGGTGTGGACACCTTGGAGGAGCCACTACTCAGGCGACCACAGGAGGAGAACGAACGGCCCCTGGATCACGCAGCTGCTcgagagaggggaaggggcatCCCGGATGCTGAGTCAGCACGGGGGGGAAGCGCCACAgacagctctggcacaggagtcccggcctggccccttccacccaggGCTCTCGCTGTGTGTCGTCTGTGCCAGCTGCAGCCGGGGCTCCCTGGATGGGCAGTAGGAACCCTGGGTGACCAAAGGCTCTGTCTGCAGCAGGGACACAGCCTGGACCATTCCCTCCGTCCCTTGGGGCTCCAGCCCTCGCCCCACGGTGTTAAATGAGAAGAGGTCGGATCACACGGGCTTTCCCTTTCAGGGTCCCCGAATCCacagatgctggagctgcaggggtCCCACACTCTTCTTCCCTAAACTCCTGGAGCCTTTatgagagaggtggggggaggggaaggccagCAGTGAGGGGTTTGGCTTCCAAGGCTCTGCTGTCCCTGGCCGTGTGGCATGGGAAAAGGACTTCACCTCTCTGGCCTCAGCGCTTACGTGGACAAAACGGAGACACAAATGATGACGGCCCACACGTCGCAGGGCTGTTGTCCGGGTTCCAGGAGTTGTGCACCCATCGGCTctgcacatagtaagtgctcagtgaacGCTGGCTGGGACGCGTTTGTAATGGCAGCTCGGTCCCAGCCCTTCCTGGCAGCCTCACGATTCTCCCCAGTTCAAACTCACGGTAACCTCTCTGCCCCAGTATCCtcgtttctctttcttttttaagatttgaaggcagagttacagagtgaatgggagagacagatggctgcaacatcgggggccgggccaagccaaagccaggagcctggaactccacccggatctcccacgcgggtgcaggggcccatgtccttgggccatcttccatgctttcccaggcgcagtggcagggagctgattcggaagcgcagcagctgggactcaaactggtgcccacagggaatgccagtgtagcaggcagcggctttacccgctacgccaccatgccggccccagcGTCCTCACTTGTAACAACACCAGTCTTAGGGAGATACTGCGAAGGTTAAACACATGCATGCGTGCCCGTGTTTAGAACGGCGTCTGGTgcacagtaagtgctcagtgaacaGGAGCGGTCATTCCAGTTGTCATTGTTCAGAGACACAGAGGTGGTTGCAGAGACTCCTGGGTGTGCACGGACTCCTGGCCACTGTCGGGGCAGCCAGGCTTCGGCTGCCGTACGTCTGTGCCCCCTTACCTTCAGAGATGGGGGCTtgctgcttccaattccagacAATGGGCTTGTCAGGAGAGAGGGgggcatctttaaaaaaaacaaatcagtcaagggcaggtgttgtggcgcagtgggttaaaccactgcttgcaacgcCCACATCCATGTCTGAATGCCTAGTTCATCCTGGCTgccctgtttcccatccagcttcctgctattgtacatCCTGGGGGGGCTGCAGGTGAGGGATCAgggtcttgggtccctgccagacctggatggagttccaagctcttggttttagcccagcccagccttggctgtcatacgaatttgaggagtgaaccactctgctttcaaatacacattttttaaaattcagtgagaattgtGGCATTTAGAACCCACCCAAGTGTGACCCTGTATCACTATAATCGCCCTGGGCCtccatttccctctctgtaaaatgggcacaattGCTCCCACAGGACAGGGGAGTGGAAGGAGGCACCACAGCCTCTGGGACTGCGCAGGTGCTCCAGCAACAGGTCCTGCGTGCACCTTCCggggggagggccctgggggccaAGGCATTGCAGGGTCTGAGGTCTGGCTGCCCCCTTGTTGCCTTTCGGCTTCTGGCTCCGTAGAAAACGTCGAGATCCCTGAGATGCGCCAAGTCCCACCACCGAGCCCCGAGCTGCCCCGAGCTCCACAactttttttcctgtatttttttttttcctgttgttgtTCTTGGATTTTTGGTAGTCGTCCTGTGGCCGCGCTGTTTCCCGGGGGTCATATGACCGCTCCCCGGCGGGCCCCCGCGGTGTCGCAACCGCGGGCCAGAAAGGGGGCATCAGCTGTGCGCCCGCGCCACGTGACCCGCCGCCCGGCCTATAAAGCCCAGGCGCGGTCCGGCTCGGCACAGCAGTCGGCCGCCGGCTCCAAGCAGCGCAGCGCAGCGCAGCGCAACCAACCGCGAGCGAgcgagccagccagccagccggagggagcgagcgagagagccagccagccggagggagcgagcgagcgagccgaCCAGCGCAGCGATGGAGCGCACGCACCCCGACAGGCAAGCACTTTGGGGAGTCCTCGCCGGGGCCGGAGCCGGGACGGCCGACGCGCGCTTCCCGCCCCGCCCAGCTCCCGCCGCGGCCCCTCGGTGGGTAGCGGCGGGGCGGCCTCAGCGCCCGGGCGGGACGGCCTGGAGCGTGGGTTCCCAACCTAGCTGCGCCGGCGGGGTGGCTGGAGGGAGAAGAGGTGACTCTCGCGCCTGGCCGGCACCCCGGAgcgcggggtggggagggtgagTGGGACCGGATGGGAGGGGCCCTAAGGTGTCCAACCTCTGAGGGTGCCaacttttttttgatttttgatttttttggtatccaACTTTGGAGGTGTGCTTGGAGGTGCTGTGCTGACTCGAGGCTCAGGGCGGGGGGCATCTAAGCTAGAAGTCTCCTGGGCTGTGGAGGCCCGGGTACCCCGTTAGGACCAACCAGCAGGTGtcagggctgggatttgaaccttgGCCTGTCCACCTCCAGGCTGGCCCAACCCCTTCCCCCTGAGACTTGTGGGCACATCTGTAGGGGTAGGAAGTGCTGTTCCTGGAACGGGAGGGACGAAGGGGGAAATGAAAATctaagggggtgggggagactgaCATGGACATGTGGCAAGAAATACACCAGGGAAGGGACTTTTTCTTTGAGGAAAGCAGAACACCGTCCGTGTTTTGGGGGGCAAGCACTTTGGGGATGAGTTTCCTGTTGCAGGGATCCCTGAGGTTAGCGCTTGAGACTTAGCGCAATGAGGGAGCCCAGTGCCGGATGGAAAGCCGGCGTGAGCCGTTCCCCACTGGTGTTCCCACCGCCCACACCGCCGGCCCTGGACCTGgtccctgccctgggcactgtggaagtcccaggtggctgcaagccTGCCCACAGGTGGCTGGCACCTGGAGAAGCCCCGCCcacatcctctggctcactccctcccctgcctctgcagcTTGCCCCAGGATTTGTCTGAGGCCCTGAAGGAGGCCACCAAGGAGGTGCACACCCAGGCGGAGAACGCCGAGTTCATGAAGAACTTTCAGAAGGGCCAGGTGACTGCCGAGGGTTTTAAGGTACGTGGCCGGAGGCGGCGGGTGTGGacgtgccgtgtgtgtgtgtgtgtgtgtgtgtgtgtgtaccggGGCTGGGATGATGAGGCGAGGTGACTAACCACGGGGCGCACGGCGAGCTGGCAGTGCATCAGCATACAGCCCTGGTCTGTGCTGGGCATTTTGTACCCTTGGTCTCCAGCGTCTGCCTCCAGGCTGGGCAGACGAGGAAGGAAGGCTCAGAACGGGCAGGTGACCTGACAGCGGTCCCGCAGCCGGTACCTCGGGGGAAAGGCCTAGACGGGTCTGGCGCCAGAGCACATGCCCCGGGCCCGATTCAGATTTGCCTCTGAAGGCAGGAAATAGTATAGGCTCGGGCCGTCTGAGGGCCGTCTCCTGACAGAGGCCTGGGGGCGCCTCATCGCCTCCCCAGACCCCGCTCTGGCCGCATCTGTGCGCTGGGATTTCAACAGCAGGGTGGCCGTAGGCACCACCCGTGGCGAGGCCCGCTTTGCGCTCTTTCCTGCCACTGTTGGGAAATTCCTGCAGATAGAGGAATGTTGGGCGTTCACAGCGGCAGGAGAGGCTTGAGCAGAGGGTGGGGGTGCGGCGCTGTGTCCCCGCTCCTGCACCTGTCCCGTTCCCAGTCAGGCCCCTCCTCCAGCTGGGCTTCCAACCTGAGAGGTGCTACAGCGAGGGGAGGTGCATTTGCTCACTTTTGAATTTATAAAAAAGATGTtttatgtgtgagagagagagagaatcttccatctgctggttcagtccccagatggctgggcaggcggaagccaggagctccatctggtgtcccacctgggtggcaggaacccagatactaGGGCCCTTACTCGCTGCCTCCtaggcacgttaacaggaagctgaagtagctgggacttgaaccaggaactcctagATGGGATGTGTGtctcccaagcagcggcttagcctGCCGTGCCACGGAACCACAGCGGGGCCCTTGGGGCATTCCTcgtcttccttcccctccctcaaaAAGATGACGTCCCCCCAGTTGCTGTAATGTGGCTggggcagtggggggtggggtggggaggtgaccACTGGAATGTCGCTCTCCTGCCACCATGGACGTCGGATCTTGCCTCCGGGTCAGAGTCCAAAGTGGGCCCCGAGATCCAGAGAGAGCCCAGTGCTTGCTCACAGCGGAGGTGGCTCAGCACAGGGAGACCTCCCACCGTAGGCGAGGAGCTAAGACCAGAGAGGGCCAGCGGCTCACTCACAGTCACACAGCCGAGGGCCAGGGATGCCGCGCCGAGAGCCAGGTCTGTGTGACCGGAAAGCTGCCTGTCCAGGAATGTTTACAGGTCAGAAAGAACTCAGAAACCTTGACCCGCACATTTTAACGTCATCCTCCTTCAACTTCCAGCTAGAGAATTAATGAGTAACGGGAGTGAGTTCCGTgagccctggggcgggggggcggggggccatCACCCCAGGCCGGCCTGCAGAGGTGGTGGGGTTTACAGAGGGCCTCCTGGAAGAGAATTTGCACCCTGTAGATGGCCACGCAGAGGTCAGAGACCAGAGGCGCCTGGCCCGTCTTCTGTAAGCACCTCTCTCGGGCGGGCCTCTGCCCCAGGCCGGGCTGACTCTAGTGCGTTTCCTAATTCCCTAGCAGCTGTGCCGCCTCCATTTCTCaggtcctctccccccacccctctgttTCTCAggtcctctccccctgcccctccattTCTCAGgtcctctccccccgccccgccccgtttCCTTTTCTGCAGCGTGGTGACGGCGACCGTTCTGTTGGGTTTTTATAAGGATTAGACTGGGCTGCATGTTCACCCATGGGGTGGCAAGGTTTCAGGCTGTGcacgatgtgtgtgtgtgtgtgtgtgtatacgtgcaTGATGGCTGCTATGCGGAGGGGACTGGAGGGGCCGCCAGCAGCGTGTCCTGCCCGGCCGGCAGCCTGACCTGCTCGCTCCGGTTGCAGCTGGTGATGGCCTCCCTGTACCACATCTACgtggccctggaggaggagaTTGAGCACAACAAGGAGAACCCGGTCTACGCCCCGCTCTACTTCCCGGAGGAGCTGCACCGCAAGGCTGCCCTGGAGCTGGACATGGCCTTCTGGTACGGGCCCCGCTGGCAGGAGACCATCCCCTACACGCCGGCCACGCGGCGCTACGTGCAGCGCCTCCAGCAGGTGGGGCGCGCAGAGCCCGAGCTGCTGGTGGCCCACGCCTACACCCGCTACCTGGGCGACTTGTCTGGCGGCCAGGTCCTCAAGAAGATCGCCCAGAAGGCCCTggacctgcccagctccggcGAGGGCGTGGCCTTCTTCACCTTCCCCCACATCGCCAGCGCCACCAAGTTCAAGCAGCTCTACCGCTCGCGCATGAACTCCCTGGAGATGACCCCCAGCGTCAGGCAGAGGGTGGTGGAAGAGGCTAAGGCCGCCTTCCTGCTCAATATTCAGGTGAGGCCCTGGCAGCCCAGGGCGGCCACTGCCACCCCAgcggggagggccctgggggtCGTGGCTGAGTGCAGGGGGGTGGGAGCCAGGATTCCAGTTCTGCCCCTTCCTAGTCGGGTGATGGTGGGCAACTCCTGAGCTTCCCT
The window above is part of the Oryctolagus cuniculus chromosome 11, mOryCun1.1, whole genome shotgun sequence genome. Proteins encoded here:
- the HMOX1 gene encoding heme oxygenase 1, which encodes MERTHPDSLPQDLSEALKEATKEVHTQAENAEFMKNFQKGQVTAEGFKLVMASLYHIYVALEEEIEHNKENPVYAPLYFPEELHRKAALELDMAFWYGPRWQETIPYTPATRRYVQRLQQVGRAEPELLVAHAYTRYLGDLSGGQVLKKIAQKALDLPSSGEGVAFFTFPHIASATKFKQLYRSRMNSLEMTPSVRQRVVEEAKAAFLLNIQLFEELQELLVQDAKGQSPSQAPGLRQRTGSRTQDSTPVEPPRGKSQLSSLSQPPLLRWVLTLSFLVATVAMGLYAM